In Pseudomonas alcaliphila JAB1, a single window of DNA contains:
- the aroE gene encoding shikimate dehydrogenase, translating to MDRYCVFGNPIGHSKSPLIHRLFAEQTGQVLTYDARLAPLDDFTGNARAFFAEGLGGNVTVPFKEEAFRLADELTERARRAGAVNTLKKLADGRLLGDNTDGAGLTRDLQDNAGFSLAGKRILVLGAGGAVRGVLEPFLAQKPAVLVIANRTVAKAEQLVREFADLGPLVAAGFDWIDAPVDLIVNGTSASLGGELPPIAPSLIQPGHTVCYDMMYGREATAFNRWAAEQGAARCLDGLGMLVEQAAEAFELWRGVRPDTAPVLAELRRQLAG from the coding sequence ATGGACCGCTACTGCGTCTTCGGCAACCCCATCGGCCACAGCAAATCGCCGCTGATCCACCGCCTGTTCGCCGAGCAAACCGGCCAGGTGTTGACCTACGATGCACGCCTGGCGCCGCTGGACGACTTCACTGGCAATGCCCGCGCCTTTTTCGCCGAAGGCCTGGGCGGCAACGTCACCGTGCCGTTCAAGGAAGAGGCCTTTCGCCTGGCCGACGAACTCACCGAGCGCGCCCGTCGAGCCGGCGCGGTGAATACCCTGAAGAAACTGGCCGACGGCCGCCTGCTGGGTGACAACACCGACGGTGCTGGCTTGACCCGTGACCTGCAGGACAACGCCGGTTTCAGCTTGGCCGGCAAGCGCATCCTCGTGCTCGGTGCCGGCGGTGCCGTGCGCGGTGTGCTCGAACCCTTCCTGGCGCAGAAGCCGGCGGTGCTGGTGATCGCCAACCGTACCGTGGCCAAGGCCGAACAACTGGTGCGTGAATTTGCCGACCTAGGCCCGCTGGTGGCCGCTGGCTTCGACTGGATCGATGCGCCGGTGGACCTGATCGTCAACGGCACTTCCGCCAGCCTCGGTGGTGAGCTGCCGCCGATTGCGCCGAGCCTGATCCAGCCCGGTCATACCGTCTGCTACGACATGATGTACGGCCGTGAGGCAACCGCCTTCAACCGCTGGGCAGCCGAGCAGGGCGCGGCGCGCTGCCTGGATGGCCTCGGCATGCTGGTCGAGCAGGCGGCCGAGGCGTTCGAGCTATGGCGTGGAGTGCGCCCTGACACGGCGCCGGTGCTGGCTGAGCTGCGCCGTCAACTGGCGGGTTGA